A genomic region of Chlorobaculum parvum NCIB 8327 contains the following coding sequences:
- a CDS encoding DUF2971 domain-containing protein, whose protein sequence is MSLLYKFRPAEPLSYLIDILLEQRLYCSKYEELNDPFEGQFIEEILDTPELRMAMYAVAKTGLGFSPTNKPISRMMKSVTDLPMSKHDDLRICSLTSTLCDVRMWSLYASGHKGVAFELDFSGLDINAHQVIYEPALKKWSTTLMGAPSAEQVLTRKTEHWTYEQEYRIFARDEYVSVANRIRRVILGARATPMLENLVRRLAGEQVEVVRASLDVDGVRIPN, encoded by the coding sequence ATGTCATTGCTCTATAAGTTCAGGCCAGCGGAACCATTATCATATTTGATTGATATTTTGCTCGAGCAACGCCTGTATTGCTCAAAATATGAAGAACTTAATGATCCTTTTGAAGGGCAGTTTATCGAAGAAATTCTTGATACACCTGAATTAAGAATGGCCATGTATGCAGTTGCAAAAACAGGCTTAGGATTCTCGCCTACGAATAAACCAATAAGTCGCATGATGAAGTCTGTTACAGATCTTCCTATGAGCAAGCATGATGATTTGCGAATATGCAGCTTGACGTCAACGTTATGTGATGTGAGAATGTGGTCTTTGTATGCATCTGGACACAAGGGGGTTGCGTTCGAATTGGATTTTAGTGGACTTGATATCAATGCGCATCAGGTTATCTACGAGCCTGCTTTAAAAAAATGGAGTACAACTTTGATGGGGGCGCCATCAGCTGAACAAGTGCTTACTCGCAAAACTGAACACTGGACGTATGAGCAAGAGTATCGGATATTTGCCAGGGATGAGTACGTGTCTGTTGCAAACCGGATTCGCCGCGTGATTCTTGGGGCGCGAGCTACACCGATGCTCGAGAATCTTGTGCGTCGGTTGGCTGGGGAACAAGTAGAAGTTGTCAGAGCATCGTTGGATGTTGATGGTGTTCGTATTCCTAACTAG
- a CDS encoding PASTA domain-containing protein has product MRKAFLTCCLAWWFAVLQGLSLQAFAAYNPALIDTSNTSSSQPPAVMSTPPPADGASSEPRPQIEGLRPILITVPSLAGLSLDDARATLLDTNLRVGQVTRAESSDEPDTVIRQSPEARARVRPGTAVSLVIAEPAMVTVPPLTGLPLNQARSILSELDLQFGQLTSAESDGEPGTIIEQSPKARTRVKPGTPVALVLSIRSLVEVPHVVGLELGDARKVIERAGLIPITDTMNSRNDEAVVTSQNPEPPTTVRKGSSVVLTLRTIAAPPIIKKPSRPTKTPPWPAIFGGAALMTIIGGALLFMRSSRVKAAPRNKEVHVSIREKLDEGTQQVQTTGNPEKAPTIVVTIRPDNGVQEIHPS; this is encoded by the coding sequence ATGAGAAAAGCTTTCCTCACATGCTGCCTTGCCTGGTGGTTTGCCGTGCTGCAAGGCCTTTCTTTACAGGCTTTTGCCGCCTATAATCCGGCACTGATCGACACCTCGAACACCAGCAGTTCCCAACCGCCGGCCGTCATGTCCACCCCACCGCCGGCCGACGGTGCTTCATCGGAGCCACGCCCCCAAATCGAAGGCCTGCGTCCCATCCTGATTACCGTACCATCACTTGCCGGTCTGTCGCTGGACGATGCCCGGGCAACGCTTCTCGACACAAACCTGCGAGTCGGCCAGGTCACGCGCGCCGAATCCAGCGATGAACCGGATACGGTCATCCGGCAGTCCCCCGAGGCCAGAGCAAGAGTCAGGCCCGGCACAGCTGTCTCGCTGGTGATCGCCGAGCCCGCCATGGTCACCGTTCCCCCACTGACCGGCCTGCCGCTGAACCAAGCCCGCTCGATACTCTCGGAACTTGATTTACAGTTCGGCCAGCTCACCAGCGCCGAATCCGATGGCGAACCGGGCACAATCATCGAACAGTCGCCGAAAGCCCGGACGAGAGTCAAGCCTGGTACGCCTGTCGCGCTGGTGCTCTCAATCCGAAGCTTGGTCGAGGTTCCCCATGTTGTCGGGCTTGAGTTGGGCGATGCCCGCAAGGTCATCGAACGTGCAGGGTTGATACCAATCACGGACACTATGAACAGCCGGAACGATGAGGCTGTCGTCACCAGCCAAAATCCCGAGCCGCCCACCACCGTCCGAAAAGGCTCATCGGTCGTGCTGACATTAAGAACCATCGCCGCGCCGCCAATCATAAAGAAACCGTCCCGGCCGACGAAAACTCCACCATGGCCAGCCATTTTCGGCGGAGCAGCGCTGATGACCATCATCGGCGGAGCCCTTCTTTTCATGCGAAGCAGCCGCGTCAAAGCAGCCCCGCGCAACAAAGAAGTTCATGTCTCCATCCGTGAAAAGCTCGATGAGGGAACCCAGCAGGTGCAGACTACCGGAAATCCTGAAAAAGCTCCGACGATTGTCGTAACCATCCGCCCGGACAACGGCGTGCAGGAAATCCACCCGTCATAA
- a CDS encoding 4'-phosphopantetheinyl transferase family protein: MIISKESVTAIHTDIQAIGIPEEELSALLSDDERVRIDTFRFEADRKRFIMRRGLLRRIIGETLDTDPTRIRFATTAVGKPVIAFPENSGLWFNLSHSGDQIAYAFSGHAETGIDIERIRTVEGIDRLARNYFSAEEYALVVNLPAWEKNKAFIKLWCIKEALIKASGWSLEHGLLASDVAAQYRMTRFNVQFGESLTLTCVTPVFDRICGYATALAIRLDDNEPLKLHRYTLQNGEYIDF; this comes from the coding sequence ATGATCATCAGCAAAGAGAGTGTCACGGCCATCCATACCGACATTCAAGCCATCGGAATTCCCGAGGAGGAGCTCTCTGCCCTTCTTTCGGACGATGAACGAGTGCGGATCGACACGTTTCGTTTCGAAGCTGACCGGAAACGCTTCATCATGCGGCGAGGACTGCTCAGGCGCATCATTGGTGAAACCCTCGACACCGATCCCACTCGCATCCGCTTTGCGACCACGGCTGTCGGCAAACCCGTCATTGCCTTTCCTGAAAACTCCGGCCTCTGGTTCAACCTTTCTCACTCCGGCGACCAGATAGCATATGCCTTCTCCGGCCATGCCGAAACCGGCATCGATATCGAGCGCATCCGCACGGTCGAGGGGATCGACCGGCTTGCCCGCAACTACTTCTCCGCCGAGGAGTACGCGCTGGTTGTCAACCTGCCTGCATGGGAAAAGAATAAAGCCTTCATCAAGCTGTGGTGCATCAAGGAGGCGCTCATCAAGGCCAGCGGCTGGTCGCTCGAGCATGGCCTGCTTGCCTCGGACGTGGCGGCCCAGTACCGCATGACCCGCTTCAACGTCCAGTTTGGTGAAAGCCTGACGCTCACCTGCGTCACCCCCGTCTTCGATCGCATCTGCGGCTACGCCACAGCTTTGGCGATCCGCCTCGACGACAACGAACCCCTGAAACTGCATCGCTACACCCTCCAGAACGGCGAGTATATCGACTTCTGA
- the rpsL gene encoding 30S ribosomal protein S12 yields the protein MPTIQQLIRHGRSMKASKTASPALEKCPQKRGVCTRVYTTTPKKPNSALRKVARVRLSNKIEVTAYIPGEGHNLQEHSIVLIRGGRVKDLPGVRYHIVRGSLDTSGVADRKQSRSKYGAKQPKAGAAKK from the coding sequence ATGCCGACGATTCAGCAGCTTATCAGGCACGGAAGAAGTATGAAGGCGTCTAAGACCGCCTCACCGGCTCTGGAAAAGTGCCCTCAGAAAAGAGGTGTTTGCACCCGTGTCTACACGACCACTCCTAAAAAGCCGAACTCCGCGCTTCGCAAGGTCGCTCGTGTTAGGCTGTCCAACAAGATCGAGGTGACTGCATATATCCCTGGTGAGGGTCATAATCTTCAGGAGCACTCCATTGTGCTGATTCGCGGCGGAAGGGTTAAGGATCTTCCTGGTGTTCGCTATCACATTGTTCGTGGCTCTCTCGATACGTCGGGTGTTGCTGATCGCAAGCAGAGTCGTTCCAAGTATGGTGCCAAGCAGCCGAAAGCTGGTGCCGCGAAGAAGTAA
- the rpsG gene encoding 30S ribosomal protein S7: MGKKGAGYGLRGGDFRYNDETVARLINAVMLDGKKEVATKVVYDAFDIIASKSEDGDALEVFRKAMSNVAPLVEVRSKRVGGATYQIPMEVQPARRTALAFRWIKQFATRRGGRSMAEKLAAELLDASNEQGASVKKRDEVHRMADANKAFAHFRF; this comes from the coding sequence ATGGGAAAGAAGGGTGCCGGATACGGATTGCGAGGCGGTGATTTTCGTTACAATGACGAGACGGTCGCTCGCCTGATCAATGCTGTTATGCTTGATGGTAAGAAAGAGGTTGCAACCAAAGTTGTGTATGACGCTTTTGATATTATTGCATCGAAGAGCGAAGATGGCGATGCTCTTGAGGTGTTCCGCAAGGCGATGAGCAATGTCGCTCCGCTGGTCGAGGTTCGCAGCAAGCGTGTCGGTGGTGCCACCTATCAGATTCCGATGGAGGTTCAGCCGGCAAGAAGAACTGCGCTGGCATTCCGCTGGATCAAGCAGTTTGCTACACGGCGCGGTGGTCGCTCGATGGCCGAGAAGCTTGCGGCCGAGTTGCTGGATGCTTCCAACGAGCAGGGGGCTTCCGTGAAGAAGCGCGACGAAGTGCATCGTATGGCAGATGCGAACAAGGCATTTGCTCACTTCAGGTTCTGA
- the fusA gene encoding elongation factor G, giving the protein MARQVALDKVRNIGIMAHIDAGKTTTTERILYYTGRLHKMGEVHEGGATMDWMEQEKERGITITSAATTCFWTPKFGNYSGVNHRINIIDTPGHVDFTVEVERSLRVLDGAVALFCAVGGVEPQSETVWRQANKYGVPRIAYVNKMDRTGADFFNAVKAIRERLGANPVPIQIPIGEGEMFAGFVDLIRMKGIIYDKEDGSTYEEVAIPHDLENEARTWRINMLEAVSELDETLLEKYLNGDDITEEEIRSVLRQATLNVSIIPVLCGSSFKNKGVQFMLDAVIDYLASPVDDGVVEGHDPRTEEEIVRQPKDEEPFAALAFKIATDPFVGKLTFFRVYSGVLNAGSYVLNSVTGKKERVGRVLQMHSNKREERDAVYAGDIAAAVGLKEVRTGDTLCDENKPIVLEKMVFPEPVIEIAVEPKTKADNDKLGMSLAKLAEEDPTFRVKTDEETGQTLIAGMGELHLEVLVDRLKREFKVEANVGQPQVAYRETIRGTVEHEGKFVRQSGGKGQFGLVVLRLEPLEEGKGYEFVDEIKGGAIPKEYIPSVNAGIQQAMKDGVVAGFPMQDVKVALIDGKYHEVDSSEMAFKIAGSIGFKGAAKKANPVLLEPIMKVEVITPEEYLGDVMGDLSGRRGHIEGMGERAGAQFVKAKVPLSEMFGYSTTLRSMTQGRANYSMEFETYREVPRNIAETLQEKRVGKDSE; this is encoded by the coding sequence ATGGCACGGCAAGTTGCGTTAGATAAAGTCAGGAACATTGGCATCATGGCCCATATTGATGCTGGCAAGACCACGACGACCGAGAGGATTCTCTATTACACGGGTCGCTTGCACAAGATGGGTGAGGTTCATGAGGGCGGCGCTACCATGGACTGGATGGAGCAGGAGAAGGAGCGTGGTATTACGATTACCTCCGCTGCTACCACCTGTTTCTGGACTCCAAAGTTTGGCAACTATTCCGGCGTCAATCACAGGATCAATATTATTGATACGCCTGGTCACGTTGACTTTACGGTTGAGGTTGAGCGTTCGCTCCGCGTGCTCGACGGTGCTGTTGCGCTGTTCTGTGCTGTCGGTGGTGTTGAGCCTCAGTCCGAGACGGTCTGGCGTCAGGCTAACAAGTACGGCGTTCCGAGGATCGCCTATGTAAACAAGATGGATCGTACCGGCGCTGATTTCTTCAACGCCGTCAAAGCGATTCGTGAGCGCCTCGGGGCCAACCCGGTTCCGATTCAGATTCCGATCGGTGAGGGCGAGATGTTCGCCGGCTTCGTCGATCTGATCCGCATGAAGGGGATTATCTACGATAAAGAAGATGGCAGCACCTACGAAGAGGTTGCTATTCCGCACGATCTCGAAAACGAGGCTCGTACCTGGAGGATCAACATGCTTGAGGCTGTCTCCGAGCTTGACGAGACTCTTCTTGAAAAATACCTGAACGGCGATGACATTACCGAAGAAGAGATTCGTTCGGTGCTTCGTCAGGCTACCCTCAATGTTTCCATTATTCCGGTGCTCTGCGGCTCGTCCTTCAAGAACAAGGGCGTGCAGTTTATGCTGGATGCCGTGATCGATTACCTGGCTTCGCCGGTCGATGACGGTGTGGTTGAGGGGCACGACCCCAGAACTGAAGAGGAGATTGTTCGGCAGCCGAAAGATGAAGAGCCCTTTGCGGCGCTTGCGTTCAAGATCGCAACCGATCCGTTCGTCGGCAAGCTGACCTTCTTCCGCGTCTATTCCGGTGTGCTCAATGCAGGTAGCTATGTACTGAACTCGGTGACTGGCAAGAAAGAGCGTGTCGGTCGCGTGCTGCAGATGCACTCCAACAAGCGTGAAGAGCGCGACGCTGTGTACGCTGGTGATATTGCCGCCGCTGTCGGCCTCAAAGAGGTCCGTACCGGTGATACGCTTTGCGACGAGAACAAGCCGATCGTGCTTGAGAAGATGGTGTTCCCGGAGCCTGTTATCGAGATCGCTGTCGAGCCGAAAACCAAGGCAGACAACGATAAACTCGGTATGTCGCTTGCCAAGCTTGCTGAGGAAGATCCGACCTTCAGGGTGAAAACCGATGAAGAGACCGGTCAGACGCTGATCGCCGGTATGGGTGAGCTTCATCTGGAAGTTCTGGTCGATCGTCTGAAGCGCGAATTCAAGGTTGAGGCCAACGTCGGTCAGCCGCAGGTTGCCTACCGCGAAACTATCCGCGGAACGGTCGAGCACGAAGGTAAATTCGTTCGTCAGTCCGGTGGTAAAGGTCAGTTCGGTCTGGTCGTGCTCAGGCTCGAGCCTCTCGAAGAGGGCAAGGGCTACGAGTTTGTCGACGAGATCAAAGGTGGCGCAATTCCTAAAGAGTATATCCCGTCGGTGAATGCCGGTATCCAGCAGGCCATGAAAGATGGTGTGGTTGCCGGTTTCCCGATGCAGGATGTCAAGGTTGCGCTGATCGATGGTAAGTATCACGAGGTCGACTCTTCGGAAATGGCATTCAAGATCGCTGGTTCGATTGGTTTCAAGGGCGCTGCCAAAAAGGCGAACCCGGTACTGCTCGAGCCGATCATGAAGGTAGAGGTCATCACTCCTGAAGAGTATCTCGGCGATGTGATGGGTGACCTGTCCGGCCGCCGCGGTCACATCGAAGGTATGGGCGAGCGCGCAGGTGCGCAGTTCGTCAAGGCCAAGGTGCCGCTTTCCGAAATGTTCGGCTATTCGACGACGCTTCGTTCCATGACGCAGGGCCGTGCGAACTACTCAATGGAGTTCGAGACCTATCGCGAGGTGCCGCGCAATATTGCTGAGACCTTGCAGGAGAAAAGGGTCGGAAAGGATTCCGAATAA
- the tuf gene encoding elongation factor Tu, producing MAKESYKRDKPHVNIGTIGHVDHGKTTLTAAITSVLAKSGKAAAREFGDIDKAPEERERGITISTAHVEYQTDKRHYAHIDCPGHADYIKNMITGAAQMDGAILVVAGTDGPMPQTREHILLARQVNVPALVVFLNKVDIADPELLELVEMELRELLTEYGFPGDDIPIIKGSALNALNGDPEGEKAIMELMDAVDDYIPEPVRDVDKPFLMPVEDVFSISGRGTVGTGRIERGIIKVGNEVEIVGIKPTTKSVVTGIEMFQKTLDEGQAGDNAGLLLRGVDKEALERGMVIAKPGSITPHTKFKAEVYILKKEEGGRHTPFFNGYRPQFYFRTTDVTGSVTLPEGVEMVMPGDNLSVDVELIAPIAMEESLRFAIREGGRTVGAGSVTKIVE from the coding sequence ATGGCTAAAGAGTCATACAAGAGGGATAAACCTCACGTAAATATTGGTACTATCGGTCACGTTGACCACGGCAAAACCACCCTTACCGCAGCAATCACCTCGGTGCTTGCTAAATCTGGTAAAGCAGCAGCTCGTGAGTTTGGTGACATCGATAAGGCTCCGGAAGAGAGGGAGCGCGGTATTACCATCTCGACCGCACACGTCGAGTACCAGACCGACAAGCGTCACTATGCACACATCGACTGCCCCGGTCACGCTGACTACATTAAAAACATGATCACCGGTGCTGCCCAGATGGACGGCGCTATCCTCGTCGTTGCCGGTACCGACGGCCCGATGCCTCAGACTCGTGAGCACATCCTGCTCGCCCGCCAGGTGAACGTTCCTGCGCTGGTCGTCTTCCTGAACAAGGTTGACATCGCCGACCCGGAACTTCTCGAGCTGGTCGAAATGGAACTCCGTGAGCTTCTCACCGAGTACGGTTTCCCGGGCGACGATATTCCGATCATCAAGGGTTCCGCTCTGAACGCCCTGAACGGCGATCCGGAAGGCGAGAAAGCCATCATGGAGCTCATGGACGCTGTTGACGACTACATTCCTGAGCCGGTTCGTGACGTTGACAAGCCGTTCCTGATGCCGGTCGAAGACGTGTTCTCGATCTCTGGTCGTGGTACTGTCGGTACCGGTCGTATCGAGAGGGGCATCATCAAGGTTGGTAACGAAGTCGAAATCGTCGGTATCAAGCCGACCACCAAATCGGTTGTTACCGGTATCGAAATGTTCCAGAAGACCCTCGACGAAGGTCAGGCAGGTGACAACGCCGGCTTGCTCCTCCGCGGTGTGGACAAAGAGGCGCTCGAGCGTGGTATGGTTATCGCCAAGCCTGGTTCGATCACCCCGCACACCAAGTTCAAGGCTGAGGTGTACATCCTGAAGAAGGAAGAGGGCGGTCGTCATACTCCGTTCTTCAACGGCTATCGTCCGCAGTTCTATTTCAGAACCACTGACGTGACCGGTTCGGTAACTCTCCCTGAGGGTGTCGAGATGGTCATGCCTGGTGACAACCTCTCCGTCGATGTCGAGCTGATCGCTCCTATCGCTATGGAAGAGAGCCTCAGGTTCGCTATCCGCGAGGGCGGCCGTACGGTTGGTGCCGGTTCGGTAACCAAGATCGTCGAGTAA
- the rpsJ gene encoding 30S ribosomal protein S10 has product MAVQQKIRIKLKSYDHSLVDKWALKIIDVVKQTDAIIFGPIPLPTKTHVYTVNRSPHVDKKSREQFAFSSHKRLIEIINPTARTIDMLMKLELPSGVDVEIKS; this is encoded by the coding sequence GTGGCTGTTCAGCAAAAGATCAGGATTAAGCTCAAGTCGTACGACCATAGCCTCGTTGATAAGTGGGCTTTGAAGATTATCGATGTGGTCAAGCAGACGGATGCCATCATTTTTGGCCCCATTCCGCTTCCCACGAAAACTCATGTATATACGGTCAACCGTTCCCCTCATGTGGACAAAAAATCCCGTGAGCAGTTTGCATTCTCATCGCACAAGAGGTTGATCGAGATCATCAACCCGACGGCCAGAACGATTGATATGCTCATGAAGCTCGAGCTTCCCAGTGGCGTTGATGTGGAAATCAAGTCTTAA
- the rplC gene encoding 50S ribosomal protein L3 produces MGAILGKKIGMTRLYNNKREAVPCTVIQAGPCFVAQVKSTEKDGYDAYQLGFGERDEKKVTKPLAGHYKKAGKTPGYLLSEVSKSLIAGELEAGATVAVDVFTEGEIVDVLGVTKGKGFAGVVKRHNFGGGSRTHGQSDRLRAPGSVGGSSDPSRTFKGTRMAGRMGGENKTVRNLEIVKVMPESNLIVVKGAVPGPKNSYVKIVSTTK; encoded by the coding sequence ATGGGTGCGATTCTCGGGAAAAAAATCGGCATGACCCGTTTATATAACAATAAACGCGAAGCTGTTCCCTGCACGGTGATTCAGGCCGGGCCGTGTTTTGTGGCTCAGGTCAAGAGCACCGAAAAAGATGGCTACGATGCCTATCAGCTCGGCTTCGGCGAGCGTGATGAAAAAAAGGTCACCAAGCCTCTTGCAGGCCACTATAAAAAGGCCGGTAAGACCCCCGGTTACCTGCTTTCAGAAGTCAGCAAAAGCCTGATCGCTGGTGAACTCGAGGCTGGCGCTACGGTTGCCGTCGATGTCTTCACGGAAGGTGAGATTGTCGATGTGCTGGGTGTCACCAAGGGTAAAGGATTTGCCGGTGTGGTCAAGCGCCACAACTTCGGTGGCGGTTCCAGAACGCACGGTCAGTCCGACAGGCTCAGGGCTCCGGGTTCGGTCGGCGGTTCTTCCGATCCGTCCAGAACCTTCAAGGGCACCAGAATGGCCGGAAGAATGGGTGGAGAAAATAAAACGGTCAGGAATCTCGAGATCGTCAAGGTTATGCCCGAATCGAATCTCATCGTCGTGAAAGGTGCTGTACCGGGACCGAAGAACTCCTATGTAAAGATTGTTTCAACAACCAAGTAA
- the rplD gene encoding 50S ribosomal protein L4 produces the protein MELKVLNIQGAETGEVVTLNDDIFAVEVSEHAMYLDVKAILANRRQGTHKTKTRAEVRGGGKKPYRQKGTGNARQGSSRSPIMVGGGTIFGPQPRSYEQKVNRKVKQLARRSALSSKAAAGQIVVVEDFSLESIKTRPVADMLKNLGLAEKKTLLMMPHYDNVVSTSGRNIEKLNIQVADQASTYDILNSQAVLFQKAALQKIEETLG, from the coding sequence ATGGAATTAAAAGTACTCAATATACAAGGCGCAGAAACCGGTGAAGTGGTTACGCTGAACGATGATATTTTCGCCGTTGAGGTTTCCGAACACGCTATGTACCTCGATGTGAAGGCGATTCTCGCCAACCGCAGACAGGGTACCCACAAGACCAAGACCCGCGCTGAAGTTCGCGGTGGCGGCAAAAAGCCGTATCGCCAGAAGGGCACCGGTAATGCACGCCAGGGCTCGTCCCGCTCGCCGATCATGGTTGGTGGCGGCACCATCTTTGGCCCTCAGCCCCGCTCCTACGAGCAGAAGGTCAACCGTAAAGTCAAGCAGCTCGCTCGTCGTTCTGCTCTGAGCTCGAAAGCCGCAGCAGGTCAGATTGTCGTGGTTGAAGATTTCAGCCTTGAGTCGATCAAGACCCGTCCGGTGGCCGACATGCTCAAAAACCTCGGTCTTGCCGAGAAGAAAACCCTGCTTATGATGCCGCACTACGATAATGTGGTCAGCACCTCCGGCAGGAACATCGAAAAGCTGAACATCCAGGTCGCCGATCAGGCTTCGACCTACGATATTCTCAACAGCCAGGCCGTGCTTTTCCAGAAGGCC